The following proteins are co-located in the Synchiropus splendidus isolate RoL2022-P1 chromosome 14, RoL_Sspl_1.0, whole genome shotgun sequence genome:
- the zgc:173742 gene encoding DNA topoisomerase I, mitochondrial isoform X1 has product MKESPARLVSDMGREKNTKDEKVKSKRKRRSKGEDAVENSIHHAKENEKPNEKVKTESEDQPITGGEPEDLDFVGKKKGVKRKRAKEESSGTGTHKSKKKKHKQEEESDGETEKRKAKHKSKKAVKKEEGENSTSKKPKRTKVEIEEAKLLKIQKKEEEEKNRWRWWEEEKYENGVKWRFLEHKGPYFPPQYEPLPSNVQFYYDGKPVKLSTKAEEVALFFAQMLDHEYTTKTVFRENFFTDWRKEMSHEERTLIKVLDKCDFGEIHAMHKAKVEARRNLSKEEKLALKEANQKIADEYGYCLLDHHKERIGNFKIEPPGLFRGRGEHPKQGMLKKRIRPEDVIINCSKESKIPEPPAGHHWKEVRHDNTVTWLASWTENIQGAIKYVMLNANSKLKGEKDWEKYEVARKLKTCVEDIRNQYQQDFKSKTMETRQRAVALYFIDKLALRAGNEKEEGETADTVGCCSLRVEHITLHKKLDGNACVVEFDFLGKDSIRYYNKVPVLSKVFKNLGLFMKGKKPGDDLFDRLNTTSLNKHLSSLMPGLTAKVFRTYNASITLQEQLKELSNMSDNVAEKLLSYNRANRAVAILCNHQRAPPKTFEQSMANLQAKIDARKELLSQAKSELKQAKKDAAAQDSSDQKLTAKAAQVVQKKEATVKRCKEQLLRMEVQATDREENKQIALGTSKLNYLDPRISVAWSKNMEVPIEKIYNKTQRDKFAWAIDMTEEDFVF; this is encoded by the exons GTCAAGACCGAGTCAGAAGACCAACCCATTACTGGCGG AGAGCCAGAAGACCTGGACTTTGTGGGAAAGAAGAAAGGAGTTAAAAGAAAAAGAGCAAAAGAAGAgtcttctgggactggaacacATAA atcgaagaaaaaaaaacacaagcaagaaGAGGAGAGCGACGGAGAGACTGAGAAAAGGAAGGCAAAGCACAAAAGTAAGAAG GCTGTCAAAAAAGAAGAGGGCGAAAACAGTACCTCAAAAAAACCAAAGAGGACAAAGGTAGAGATCGAAGAGGCAAAGCTATTGAAGATCcaaaaaaaggaggaggaggagaaaaatcgCTGGCGATG GTGGGAGGAAGAGAAGTATGAAAATGGAGTGAAATGGAGGTTTCTGGAGCACAAAGGACCCTACTTTCCTCCACAGTACGAACCACTGCCAAGCAACGTTCAGTTCTACTATGACG GCAAGCCAGTTAAATTGAGCACCAAAGCTGAGGAGGTGGCCCTGTTCTTTGCCCAGATGTTGGACCATGAATATACCACTAAAACAGTTTTCCGGGAGAACTTCTTCACCGATTGGAGGAAG GAAATGAGCCATGAGGAGAGGACCCTTATCAAAGTGCTGgacaaatgtgactttggaGAGATCCATGCAATGCACAAAGCCAAGGTCGAGGCACGGAGGAATCTAAGCAAGGAGGAAAAACTG GCTTTGAAAGAAGCCAACCAGAAGATAGCTGATGAATACGGTTACTGTCTGCTGGACCATCACAAAGAACGCATTGGCAACTTCAAGATTGAGCCTCCCGGACTGTTCAGGGGCCGTGGCGAGCATCCCAAACAAGGCATGCTGAAGAAAAGGATCCGACCAGAGGACGTCATTATCAACTGTAGCAA GGAATCCAAAATCCCtgagccccctgctggccacCACTGGAAGGAAGTCCGACATGACAACACTGTGACATGGCTGGCCAGTTGGACTGAGAACATCCAAGGCGCCATCAAATACGTCATGCTGAATGCCAACTCCAAATTGAAG GGAGAGAAAGACTGGGAGAAATATGAGGTTGCTCGGAAACTGAAGACGTGTGTGGAAGACATCCGTAACCAGTATCAACAGGATTTCAAATCGAAGACGATGGAAACTCGCCAGAGAGCCGTGGCCCTTTACTTTATAGACAAG CTGGCTCTGAGAGCCGGTAATGAAAAGGAGGAGGGCGAGACAGCAGACACAGTTGGTTGCTGCTCGCTGCGTGTGGAGCACATCACACTCCATAAGAAACTGGATGGCAACGCGTGTGTGGTGGAATTTGATTTCCTGGGTAAAGACTCCATTCGCTACTACAACAAGGTCCCTGTTCTCAGCAAG GTTTTTAAGAATTTGGGACTGTTCATGAAGGGCAAAAAACCTGGAGATGACCTGTTTGACCGTCTTAAT ACGACCTCGCTGAACAAACACCTGAGCTCCCTCATGCCGGGCCTGACTGCCAAGGTCTTCAGGACGTACAACGCCTCCATCACCCTGCAGGAGCAACTCAAGGAACTGTCCAACA TGTCGGACAATGTGGCTGAGAAACTTCTCTCCTACAACCGAGCCAACCGCGCGGTTGCAATTCTGTGTAACCACCAGCGGGCTCCGCCAAAGACCTTTGAGCAGTCCATGGCAAACTTGCAGGCCAAA aTCGACGCTCGGAAGGAGCTGTTGTCTCAGGCCAAGAGCGAGCTGAAGCAGGCCAAGAAGGACGCTGCAGCGCAAGACAGCTCGGACCAGAAGCTGACAGCCAAAGCAGCTCA GGTGGTGCAGAAGAAAGAGGCGACTGTGAAACGCTGTAAGGAGCAGCTGTTGAGAATGGAGGTCCAGGCGACTGAccgggaggaaaacaaacaaatcgcACTGGGAACCTCCAAGCTCAACTACCTCGATCCACGAATCAGCGTGGCATG GTCCAAGAACATGGAAGTGCCTATAGAGAAAATATATAACAAGACCCAAAGAGACAAGTTTGCCTGGGCTATCGACATGACCGAGGAGGACTTTGTGTTCTAA
- the zgc:173742 gene encoding DNA topoisomerase I, mitochondrial isoform X2: MLLRTAYIMRKKMRSQMRRSRPSQKTNPLLAESQKTWTLWERRKELKEKEQKKSLLGLEHINRRKKNTSKKRRATERLRKGRQSTKAVKKEEGENSTSKKPKRTKVEIEEAKLLKIQKKEEEEKNRWRWWEEEKYENGVKWRFLEHKGPYFPPQYEPLPSNVQFYYDGKPVKLSTKAEEVALFFAQMLDHEYTTKTVFRENFFTDWRKEMSHEERTLIKVLDKCDFGEIHAMHKAKVEARRNLSKEEKLALKEANQKIADEYGYCLLDHHKERIGNFKIEPPGLFRGRGEHPKQGMLKKRIRPEDVIINCSKESKIPEPPAGHHWKEVRHDNTVTWLASWTENIQGAIKYVMLNANSKLKGEKDWEKYEVARKLKTCVEDIRNQYQQDFKSKTMETRQRAVALYFIDKLALRAGNEKEEGETADTVGCCSLRVEHITLHKKLDGNACVVEFDFLGKDSIRYYNKVPVLSKVFKNLGLFMKGKKPGDDLFDRLNTTSLNKHLSSLMPGLTAKVFRTYNASITLQEQLKELSNMSDNVAEKLLSYNRANRAVAILCNHQRAPPKTFEQSMANLQAKIDARKELLSQAKSELKQAKKDAAAQDSSDQKLTAKAAQVVQKKEATVKRCKEQLLRMEVQATDREENKQIALGTSKLNYLDPRISVAWSKNMEVPIEKIYNKTQRDKFAWAIDMTEEDFVF, encoded by the exons GTCAAGACCGAGTCAGAAGACCAACCCATTACTGGCGG AGAGCCAGAAGACCTGGACTTTGTGGGAAAGAAGAAAGGAGTTAAAAGAAAAAGAGCAAAAGAAGAgtcttctgggactggaacacATAA atcgaagaaaaaaaaacacaagcaagaaGAGGAGAGCGACGGAGAGACTGAGAAAAGGAAGGCAAAGCACAAAA GCTGTCAAAAAAGAAGAGGGCGAAAACAGTACCTCAAAAAAACCAAAGAGGACAAAGGTAGAGATCGAAGAGGCAAAGCTATTGAAGATCcaaaaaaaggaggaggaggagaaaaatcgCTGGCGATG GTGGGAGGAAGAGAAGTATGAAAATGGAGTGAAATGGAGGTTTCTGGAGCACAAAGGACCCTACTTTCCTCCACAGTACGAACCACTGCCAAGCAACGTTCAGTTCTACTATGACG GCAAGCCAGTTAAATTGAGCACCAAAGCTGAGGAGGTGGCCCTGTTCTTTGCCCAGATGTTGGACCATGAATATACCACTAAAACAGTTTTCCGGGAGAACTTCTTCACCGATTGGAGGAAG GAAATGAGCCATGAGGAGAGGACCCTTATCAAAGTGCTGgacaaatgtgactttggaGAGATCCATGCAATGCACAAAGCCAAGGTCGAGGCACGGAGGAATCTAAGCAAGGAGGAAAAACTG GCTTTGAAAGAAGCCAACCAGAAGATAGCTGATGAATACGGTTACTGTCTGCTGGACCATCACAAAGAACGCATTGGCAACTTCAAGATTGAGCCTCCCGGACTGTTCAGGGGCCGTGGCGAGCATCCCAAACAAGGCATGCTGAAGAAAAGGATCCGACCAGAGGACGTCATTATCAACTGTAGCAA GGAATCCAAAATCCCtgagccccctgctggccacCACTGGAAGGAAGTCCGACATGACAACACTGTGACATGGCTGGCCAGTTGGACTGAGAACATCCAAGGCGCCATCAAATACGTCATGCTGAATGCCAACTCCAAATTGAAG GGAGAGAAAGACTGGGAGAAATATGAGGTTGCTCGGAAACTGAAGACGTGTGTGGAAGACATCCGTAACCAGTATCAACAGGATTTCAAATCGAAGACGATGGAAACTCGCCAGAGAGCCGTGGCCCTTTACTTTATAGACAAG CTGGCTCTGAGAGCCGGTAATGAAAAGGAGGAGGGCGAGACAGCAGACACAGTTGGTTGCTGCTCGCTGCGTGTGGAGCACATCACACTCCATAAGAAACTGGATGGCAACGCGTGTGTGGTGGAATTTGATTTCCTGGGTAAAGACTCCATTCGCTACTACAACAAGGTCCCTGTTCTCAGCAAG GTTTTTAAGAATTTGGGACTGTTCATGAAGGGCAAAAAACCTGGAGATGACCTGTTTGACCGTCTTAAT ACGACCTCGCTGAACAAACACCTGAGCTCCCTCATGCCGGGCCTGACTGCCAAGGTCTTCAGGACGTACAACGCCTCCATCACCCTGCAGGAGCAACTCAAGGAACTGTCCAACA TGTCGGACAATGTGGCTGAGAAACTTCTCTCCTACAACCGAGCCAACCGCGCGGTTGCAATTCTGTGTAACCACCAGCGGGCTCCGCCAAAGACCTTTGAGCAGTCCATGGCAAACTTGCAGGCCAAA aTCGACGCTCGGAAGGAGCTGTTGTCTCAGGCCAAGAGCGAGCTGAAGCAGGCCAAGAAGGACGCTGCAGCGCAAGACAGCTCGGACCAGAAGCTGACAGCCAAAGCAGCTCA GGTGGTGCAGAAGAAAGAGGCGACTGTGAAACGCTGTAAGGAGCAGCTGTTGAGAATGGAGGTCCAGGCGACTGAccgggaggaaaacaaacaaatcgcACTGGGAACCTCCAAGCTCAACTACCTCGATCCACGAATCAGCGTGGCATG GTCCAAGAACATGGAAGTGCCTATAGAGAAAATATATAACAAGACCCAAAGAGACAAGTTTGCCTGGGCTATCGACATGACCGAGGAGGACTTTGTGTTCTAA
- the hsbp1b gene encoding heat shock factor-binding protein 1b — translation MAETDPKSVQDLTNVVQTLLQQMQDKFQTMSDQIIGRIDEMSTRIDDLEKNIADLMTQAGVEEIEATPEKPKESQGSS, via the exons ATGGCAGAAACAGATCCCAAGTCGGTGCAGGACCTTACAAATGTG GTCCAGACACTGCTGCAACAGATGCAAGACAAGTTCCAAACCATGTCAGACCAGATCATCGGGAGGA TTGATGAGATGAGCACGCGCATCGACGACTTGGAAAAGAACATCGCGGACCTGATGACCCAGGCTGGCGTGGAGGAAATCGAGGCAACCCCGGAAAAGCCTAAAGAGAGTCAGGGCTCATCATGA